The sequence AAGAAAGTTGTCGGCTTTGTTCGAGCTGTAGATAATATCACCGTCTCCATAAAAAGTGGTGAAGTCCTTGGAATAGTTGGTGAATCTGGCTCAGGTAAAACAACTCTCGGAAAATGTATTTTAAAAGCCACTGAAATTACGAATGGTAAAATCCTCTTTCGTGAAGATGCAGGGAATATTACTGATATATCAACCTTAAATAAAAAGGAATTGAGAAGATTACGCAAAGAATTAAACATGATCTTTCAAGATCCTTTCTCTTCATTATCACCTCGTATGACAGTGAATCAAATAATTTCTGAACCACTTGTTATGCATCAATACATGAAAACAGAAATTCAAGATAGAGTAAAATACCTTATTCAAAAAGTTGGATTACAAATTTCTCACTTGAACCGGTATCCTAATTCTTTTAGTGGAGGTCAACGACAAAGGATTGGAATTGCCCGTGCTTTAGCAACTAATCCTAGACTAATTGTTGCTGATGAACCAGTATCTGCCTTAGATGTCTCTATCCAAGCTCAGATTCTGAATCTTTTGCAGGAATTAAAAGAGGAATTGAACTTAACTTATCTTTTCATTTCTCACAATTTAAGTGTTATTGAGCATATATCAGATCGGGTAATTGTTATGTATGTTGGTAGGGTTGTCGAGTCAGGTTCTACAGTTCAAATCTACTCTAGGCCACAACACCCCTATACCAGGGCACTTCTCTCTGCCTTACCACCGCCGAACCCTGGCTCAAACTTCCAACCTGAAATTCTACCCGGTGAAGTTGCCAATCCTGCTAATCCTCCATCTGGTTGCCATTTTCATCCTCGTTGTAGTCAGGCTACCGAATTTTGTTCCATGAATAAACCAGAACTTAGAGATCTTGGAAATAATCATTACTCGGCTTGTTTCTTTTCTGAAGAGTTAAGTTAGATTTTCTTCCACGTACTTAATAAAGTTATTAATTCTGTGAAAAGTACAATAATTTGCATTGTGGGCGTTATCAGCACCGCCCGTGTTATCATCGAAAGCTGTTCTTGACACAAAAATTATATCCTTATCATCAAATTCAAAATCAATATATTGAAAAGCGTGCTTGTGGGGATCCTCATGGATTAAAAGATGTTTTATAATTTTCCATTCAATTAGGTCTTTTGAGGCACTTAATGCTAATTTGTTTCTGTAAGAATTGCTATCTTGAGGGTTAATGAT is a genomic window of SAR324 cluster bacterium containing:
- a CDS encoding ATP-binding cassette domain-containing protein, with product MQPENILEIHNLSKYFPVEKGLFKKVVGFVRAVDNITVSIKSGEVLGIVGESGSGKTTLGKCILKATEITNGKILFREDAGNITDISTLNKKELRRLRKELNMIFQDPFSSLSPRMTVNQIISEPLVMHQYMKTEIQDRVKYLIQKVGLQISHLNRYPNSFSGGQRQRIGIARALATNPRLIVADEPVSALDVSIQAQILNLLQELKEELNLTYLFISHNLSVIEHISDRVIVMYVGRVVESGSTVQIYSRPQHPYTRALLSALPPPNPGSNFQPEILPGEVANPANPPSGCHFHPRCSQATEFCSMNKPELRDLGNNHYSACFFSEELS